A window from Azoarcus sp. DD4 encodes these proteins:
- the phoR gene encoding phosphate regulon sensor histidine kinase PhoR, with product MWAALAVIAGLLLAGWYHLRNLYRLVQWAREPVGTPLPRASGTWDKVFADMSRRSRMAYDMRERLAVALERFRDASQAMPDGVMYLAESDTIEWVNLKAEHHFGVDHERDIGAPVTNLVRQPGFVQYLQAQKYDEALVLTSNRHSGLTLQVQIIPFGDGQKMVLSRDISQLERLETMRRDFVANVSHELRTPLTVVGGFLETLIDGLDDFERDDILRYLRLAHDQSDRMRYLIEDLLTLSALETGAPAPAEERLSVGALVRNVYTEMEALSGGRHTLSLQIEGDGMLLGSYKELHSAFANLGSNAVRYTPDGGRIEIGWRQDDSGGEFWVRDDGIGIDAQHIPRLTERFYRVDRGRSRETGGTGLGLAIVKHILTRHQAELHVVSRLGEGSRFSVRFPRARLMQQKALPVRS from the coding sequence ATGTGGGCTGCGCTGGCGGTGATCGCAGGCCTGCTGCTTGCTGGCTGGTACCACCTGCGCAACCTCTACCGGCTGGTGCAATGGGCGCGCGAACCCGTCGGTACTCCGTTGCCGCGCGCAAGCGGCACCTGGGATAAGGTGTTCGCGGACATGAGTCGGCGTTCGCGCATGGCCTATGACATGCGCGAGCGTCTCGCGGTTGCGTTGGAGCGCTTCCGCGATGCGAGCCAGGCGATGCCGGACGGTGTCATGTACCTGGCCGAGAGCGACACCATCGAGTGGGTGAATCTCAAGGCCGAACACCACTTCGGTGTCGATCACGAACGGGACATCGGCGCACCGGTCACCAACCTCGTCCGTCAGCCGGGTTTCGTGCAGTATCTGCAGGCGCAGAAGTACGACGAGGCGCTGGTGCTGACGTCCAACCGCCACAGCGGCCTCACGTTGCAGGTGCAGATCATCCCATTCGGCGACGGCCAGAAGATGGTGTTGTCGCGCGACATCTCGCAGCTCGAGCGGCTGGAGACCATGCGGCGGGATTTCGTTGCCAACGTCTCGCACGAACTCCGTACCCCGCTAACGGTGGTCGGCGGTTTCCTCGAAACCCTGATCGACGGGCTCGACGATTTCGAGCGTGACGACATTCTGCGCTATCTGCGGCTTGCCCACGATCAGTCCGACCGCATGCGTTACCTCATCGAGGACCTGCTGACGCTGTCGGCGCTGGAGACCGGTGCGCCTGCGCCGGCGGAGGAGCGGCTGAGTGTCGGTGCCCTTGTCAGGAACGTGTATACCGAGATGGAGGCGCTGTCGGGTGGCCGCCATACGCTGAGCCTGCAGATCGAAGGCGACGGCATGCTGCTCGGCAGCTACAAGGAACTCCACAGCGCGTTCGCCAACCTCGGCAGCAATGCGGTGCGTTACACGCCGGACGGCGGCCGCATCGAGATCGGCTGGCGGCAGGACGACAGCGGCGGCGAGTTCTGGGTGCGCGACGACGGGATCGGCATCGATGCGCAGCACATTCCACGGCTGACCGAGCGCTTCTATCGCGTCGACCGGGGGCGTTCGCGCGAGACCGGTGGCACCGGCCTGGGGCTGGCCATCGTCAAGCACATCCTGACGCGCCACCAGGCCGAGTTGCACGTGGTCAGCAGGCTGGGCGAAGGCAGTCGCTTCAGCGTGCGCTTTCCGCGGGCGCGGCTGATGCAGCAGAAGGCACTACCGGTTCGAAGCTGA
- a CDS encoding HIT family protein, translated as MDCPLCRIAQDDIIWEDARCRIIRVDDPDYPGFCRVVWREHVAEMSDLAPADRAHLLEVVVATEQALRQLMQPHKVNLASFGNMVPHLHWHVIPRFADDRHFPESVWGAPQRDGVRRSPPDPRAVAQAIDSALDRG; from the coding sequence ATGGATTGCCCGCTCTGCCGCATCGCTCAGGACGACATCATCTGGGAAGACGCCCGCTGCCGTATCATCCGCGTCGATGATCCGGACTACCCGGGCTTCTGCCGCGTCGTCTGGCGGGAACACGTGGCCGAGATGAGCGACCTCGCACCCGCCGACCGCGCCCATCTGCTCGAGGTGGTCGTCGCCACGGAACAGGCCCTGCGCCAGCTGATGCAGCCGCACAAGGTCAATCTCGCCAGCTTCGGCAACATGGTGCCGCACCTGCACTGGCATGTGATCCCGCGCTTCGCCGACGACCGCCACTTCCCGGAGTCGGTCTGGGGCGCGCCGCAACGCGACGGAGTGCGGCGGTCACCGCCCGATCCGCGTGCCGTCGCACAGGCCATCGATAGCGCGCTCGACCGCGGTTGA
- a CDS encoding class II glutamine amidotransferase, producing MCQLLGMNCNVPTDICFSFTGFRARGGLTDHHRDGWGIAFFEGKGVRLFLDPRASADSPVAELVRHYAIRSLNVIAHIRKATQGEMRLENTHPFQRELWGRYWIFAHNGNLLDYAPALSGRFLPVGSTDSERAFCHILDRLSHHFGDTPPPPAALYDRLGELATEIGSHGEFNFLLSDGERLYAHCSSRLAYVLRRAPFALAHLADEDLAVDFSEVTAPDDRVAVIATIPLTDNETWHRIPSGTLMAFRHGEPDDLGMLRTIAAPPCGGLPAGA from the coding sequence ATGTGCCAGCTGCTCGGCATGAACTGCAATGTCCCCACCGACATCTGCTTTTCCTTCACCGGATTCCGCGCCCGCGGCGGCCTCACCGACCATCATCGCGACGGCTGGGGCATTGCCTTCTTCGAGGGCAAGGGCGTGCGGCTCTTCCTCGATCCACGCGCCAGCGCCGATTCACCTGTTGCCGAGCTGGTGCGCCACTACGCGATCCGCTCGCTCAATGTCATCGCCCACATCCGCAAGGCGACCCAGGGTGAAATGCGGCTGGAGAACACCCACCCGTTCCAGCGCGAACTCTGGGGCCGCTACTGGATCTTTGCCCACAACGGCAACCTGCTGGACTACGCGCCGGCGCTGTCGGGACGCTTCCTGCCGGTCGGCAGCACCGATTCGGAACGCGCCTTCTGCCACATCCTGGACAGGTTGTCGCACCACTTCGGCGACACACCGCCCCCGCCCGCCGCCCTGTACGACCGTCTTGGCGAACTCGCCACCGAGATCGGCAGCCACGGCGAATTCAACTTCCTGCTGTCCGACGGCGAACGCCTCTACGCGCACTGCTCCTCGCGCCTCGCCTACGTGCTGCGACGGGCTCCGTTCGCCCTGGCGCACCTGGCCGACGAGGACCTCGCGGTGGACTTCAGCGAGGTCACCGCACCCGACGACCGCGTCGCGGTGATCGCCACGATTCCGCTGACCGACAACGAAACCTGGCACCGCATCCCGTCGGGCACGCTGATGGCCTTCCGCCATGGCGAACCCGACGATCTCGGCATGCTGCGGACCATCGCCGCGCCGCCCTGCGGCGGACTGCCCGCGGGTGCGTAA
- a CDS encoding DUF3617 family protein — MFRLSSLTCAALAALLATPVMADIPQDMPRRKPGLWEMKTTLVEMGGLTQMLQMCVGANTDDLLYQRGSKQGGCEQQSWRRDGDRSSFSAVCRIEGSTANIRGSFVGDFTTRYSGELYSTYNPPLQGMASMTMRQDSRWLGDCQPGQKPGDIVRQGVGGIDVEAMMKNMQRR; from the coding sequence ATGTTCCGCCTTTCCTCGCTCACCTGCGCTGCGCTTGCAGCCCTGCTGGCCACGCCGGTCATGGCCGACATTCCCCAGGACATGCCGCGGCGCAAGCCGGGCTTGTGGGAGATGAAAACCACGTTGGTCGAAATGGGCGGCCTTACCCAGATGCTGCAGATGTGCGTCGGCGCCAATACCGACGACCTGCTCTACCAGCGCGGCAGCAAGCAGGGCGGCTGCGAGCAGCAGTCGTGGCGCCGCGACGGCGACCGCAGCAGCTTCAGCGCCGTGTGCCGGATAGAAGGCAGCACCGCCAACATCCGCGGCAGCTTCGTCGGCGACTTCACCACCCGCTACAGCGGCGAGCTGTACAGCACCTACAACCCACCGCTGCAGGGCATGGCGAGCATGACCATGCGCCAGGATTCGCGCTGGCTGGGCGACTGCCAACCCGGCCAGAAGCCGGGCGACATCGTGCGCCAGGGCGTCGGCGGCATCGATGTCGAAGCGATGATGAAGAACATGCAACGCCGCTGA
- the gatB gene encoding Asp-tRNA(Asn)/Glu-tRNA(Gln) amidotransferase subunit GatB: MSRSDWEVVIGLEVHAQLNTTSKIFSGASTAFGAAPNVQASAVDIALPGVLPVLNRGAVERAIRFGLAIGAKVAPTSVFARKNYFYPDLPKGYQISQFELPVVQGGTITIQVGEGENAYEKTVNLTRAHLEEDAGKSLHEDFHGMSGIDLNRAGTPLLEIVSEPDMRSSAEAVAYARTLHALVRWIDICDGNMQEGSFRCDANVSVRKKGAEKFGTRREIKNLNSFRFLQQAIDYEVQWQIATIEDGGTIQQATVLFDPDTGETRMMRSKEDAHDYRYFPDPDLLPLVISPEWMARVQGEMPELPEAMKARFIEQLGLSAYDATTLTASKEVAAYYQATVDAAGAALAKPCANWVMGDLAARLNKAELDIPASPVSPAQLAGLVARIADNTISNAIGKKVFETLWNGEGASADEVIEKQGLKQVTDTGAIEAMIDEVLAANQKSVEEFRAGKDKAFNALVGQVMKASKGKASPSQVNELLKKKLAG, from the coding sequence ATGAGCAGATCCGATTGGGAAGTCGTCATCGGGCTGGAAGTACACGCCCAGCTCAACACCACCTCCAAGATATTCTCCGGCGCCAGCACCGCCTTCGGTGCCGCGCCGAATGTACAGGCGAGCGCGGTCGACATCGCACTGCCGGGCGTGCTGCCGGTGCTCAACCGCGGCGCGGTCGAGCGCGCCATCCGCTTCGGCCTGGCGATCGGCGCCAAGGTCGCGCCGACCAGCGTCTTCGCGCGCAAGAACTACTTCTACCCCGACCTCCCCAAGGGCTACCAGATCAGCCAGTTCGAGCTGCCGGTGGTGCAGGGCGGCACCATCACCATCCAGGTCGGCGAAGGTGAGAACGCCTACGAGAAGACGGTGAACCTGACCCGCGCCCATCTGGAAGAAGACGCCGGCAAGAGCCTGCACGAAGACTTCCACGGCATGAGCGGCATCGACCTCAACCGCGCCGGCACGCCGCTGCTCGAGATCGTCTCCGAACCCGACATGCGTTCGTCGGCCGAAGCCGTGGCCTACGCCCGCACGCTGCACGCGCTGGTGCGCTGGATCGACATCTGCGACGGCAACATGCAGGAAGGCTCGTTCCGCTGCGACGCCAACGTCTCGGTACGCAAGAAGGGTGCGGAAAAGTTCGGCACCCGCCGCGAGATCAAGAACCTCAACTCCTTCCGCTTCCTGCAGCAGGCCATCGACTACGAGGTGCAGTGGCAGATCGCCACCATCGAGGACGGCGGCACCATCCAGCAGGCCACCGTGCTGTTCGACCCGGACACCGGCGAGACGCGCATGATGCGCTCCAAGGAAGACGCCCACGACTACCGCTACTTCCCCGACCCCGACCTGCTGCCGCTGGTGATCTCGCCGGAATGGATGGCGCGGGTGCAGGGCGAGATGCCCGAACTGCCCGAGGCGATGAAAGCGCGCTTCATCGAGCAGCTCGGCCTCTCGGCCTACGACGCCACCACGCTCACCGCCAGCAAGGAAGTCGCCGCCTACTATCAGGCCACGGTGGATGCCGCCGGCGCCGCGCTCGCCAAACCCTGCGCCAATTGGGTCATGGGCGACCTCGCCGCGCGCCTCAACAAGGCCGAGCTCGACATCCCCGCCTCACCGGTATCGCCCGCGCAGCTCGCCGGACTGGTGGCGCGCATCGCCGACAACACCATCTCCAACGCGATCGGCAAGAAGGTGTTCGAGACGCTGTGGAACGGCGAAGGTGCCAGCGCCGACGAGGTCATCGAGAAGCAGGGCCTGAAGCAGGTCACCGATACCGGCGCAATCGAAGCCATGATCGACGAGGTGCTCGCCGCCAACCAGAAGTCGGTCGAGGAATTCCGCGCCGGCAAGGACAAGGCCTTCAACGCGCTGGTCGGCCAGGTCATGAAGGCGAGCAAGGGCAAAGCCAGCCCCTCGCAGGTAAACGAGTTGCTGAAGAAGAAGCTGGCCGGTTGA
- the gatA gene encoding Asp-tRNA(Asn)/Glu-tRNA(Gln) amidotransferase subunit GatA yields MINASLTTLRNALDTKQISSVELATLFLDRIAARNATLNAFITVDQDGALATARAADSRIARGEAGPLTGIPLAHKDVFCTEGVLTTCGSKMLANFVSPYDAHVVTLLKAAGAVSLGKTNMDEFAMGSSNETSHFGAVRNPWDTGRVPGGSSGGSAAAVAARLAPIATGTDTGGSVRQPAALTGITGIKPTYGVVSRYGMIAYASSLDQGGAFGASAEDCALLLSAMAGFDARDSTCLERPAENYAATLTPATSDRPLAGLRIGLPREFFAEGMADDVRAAVDAALDQYRALGAVTVEVSLPNAKLAVPAYYVIAPAEASSNLSRFDGVRYGHRAADYGDLNDMYCRSRAEGFGAEVKRRILVGTYVLSHGYYDAYYLQAQKLRRLIAQDFQAAFAQCDVIAGPTSPTTAWGIGEKSDDPVQMYLSDIYTIAVNLAGLPGLSHPCGFGAGRLPVGLQLIGDYFAEGRLLATAHQYQQATDWHLQRPE; encoded by the coding sequence ATGATCAACGCATCCCTGACCACCCTGCGCAACGCGCTGGACACCAAGCAGATCTCCAGCGTCGAACTCGCCACGCTGTTCCTTGACCGGATCGCTGCGCGCAACGCAACGCTCAACGCCTTCATCACGGTCGATCAGGACGGCGCGCTCGCCACCGCGCGCGCTGCGGACAGCCGCATCGCGCGCGGCGAAGCCGGCCCGCTCACCGGCATTCCGCTCGCCCACAAAGACGTGTTCTGCACCGAAGGCGTGCTCACCACCTGCGGCTCGAAGATGCTGGCCAACTTCGTCAGCCCCTACGACGCTCATGTGGTGACGCTGCTCAAGGCCGCCGGCGCGGTCAGCCTGGGCAAGACCAACATGGATGAGTTCGCGATGGGCTCGTCCAACGAAACCTCGCATTTCGGCGCCGTGCGCAACCCCTGGGACACCGGCCGGGTGCCGGGCGGCTCGTCGGGCGGCTCTGCCGCCGCGGTCGCCGCCCGCCTGGCGCCGATCGCCACCGGTACCGACACCGGCGGCTCGGTACGCCAGCCGGCCGCGCTCACCGGCATCACCGGCATCAAGCCGACCTACGGCGTGGTCAGCCGCTACGGCATGATCGCCTACGCCTCCTCGCTCGACCAAGGCGGCGCCTTTGGCGCCTCGGCCGAAGACTGCGCGCTGCTGCTGTCGGCGATGGCCGGCTTCGATGCGCGCGATTCCACCTGTCTCGAGCGCCCCGCAGAGAACTACGCCGCCACGCTGACACCCGCCACCAGCGACAGGCCGCTCGCCGGCCTGCGTATCGGCCTGCCGCGCGAGTTCTTCGCCGAAGGCATGGCCGACGACGTGCGCGCCGCGGTGGATGCCGCGCTCGACCAGTACCGCGCGCTCGGCGCGGTTACCGTGGAAGTCAGCCTGCCCAACGCCAAACTGGCGGTGCCGGCCTACTACGTGATCGCACCGGCCGAAGCCTCGAGCAATCTCAGCCGCTTCGACGGCGTGCGTTACGGCCATCGCGCCGCCGACTACGGCGACCTCAACGACATGTATTGCAGGAGCCGGGCGGAGGGCTTCGGCGCCGAGGTCAAGCGCCGCATCCTGGTCGGCACCTATGTGCTGTCGCACGGCTACTACGACGCCTACTACCTGCAGGCGCAGAAACTGCGCCGCCTGATCGCACAGGACTTCCAGGCCGCCTTCGCCCAGTGCGACGTGATCGCCGGCCCCACCAGTCCGACCACCGCCTGGGGCATCGGCGAGAAGTCCGACGATCCGGTGCAGATGTACCTGTCCGACATCTACACCATCGCGGTGAACCTCGCCGGCCTGCCGGGCCTGTCGCACCCCTGCGGTTTCGGCGCCGGCCGCCTGCCGGTCGGCCTGCAGCTGATCGGCGACTACTTCGCCGAGGGCCGTCTGCTCGCCACCGCCCACCAGTATCAGCAGGCGACCGACTGGCATCTGCAGCGGCCGGAGTGA
- the gatC gene encoding Asp-tRNA(Asn)/Glu-tRNA(Gln) amidotransferase subunit GatC, with amino-acid sequence MSLSNEQVERIARLARLAISDAEIEPTRSKLDGIFGLIEQMQAVDTSGVEPMSHPQELATRLRDDAVTESDRREAYQRIAPQTEAGLYLVPKVIE; translated from the coding sequence ATGTCGCTGTCCAATGAACAAGTCGAGCGCATCGCCCGCCTCGCCCGTCTGGCGATTTCGGACGCCGAAATCGAACCCACCCGCAGCAAGCTCGACGGCATTTTCGGCCTGATCGAGCAGATGCAGGCGGTCGACACCAGCGGCGTCGAGCCGATGAGCCATCCGCAGGAACTCGCCACCCGTCTGCGCGACGACGCGGTCACCGAAAGCGACCGCCGCGAGGCCTACCAGCGCATCGCACCGCAGACCGAAGCCGGCCTATACCTGGTGCCCAAGGTCATCGAATGA
- a CDS encoding rod shape-determining protein, translated as MFGFLRSYFSNDLAIDLGTANTLIYVRGKGIVLDEPSVVAIRTEGGPNAKRTIQAVGHAAKQMLGKTPGNITAIRPMKDGVIADFVVTEQMIKQFIKKVHDSRLLSPSPRIIICVPCGSTQVERRAIRDAALAAGASQVYLIEEPMAAAIGAGLPVSDATGSMVVDIGGGTTEVGVISLGGMVYAGSVRVGGDKFDDAIVNYIRRNYGMLIGDTTAENIKKNIGSAFPGSEVREMEVKGRNLAEGIPRSFTISSNEILEALTEPLNQIVSAVKIALEQTPPELGADIADRGMVLTGGGALLRDLDRLLMEETGLPVIVAEEPLTCVARGCGLALDKMDKLGSIFTSD; from the coding sequence ATGTTCGGTTTTCTGCGTTCCTATTTTTCCAACGATCTCGCTATCGACCTCGGCACCGCCAACACGCTGATCTACGTCCGCGGCAAGGGCATCGTGCTCGACGAGCCTTCGGTGGTCGCCATCCGTACCGAGGGTGGCCCCAATGCCAAGCGCACCATCCAGGCCGTCGGCCACGCTGCCAAACAGATGCTCGGCAAGACGCCGGGCAACATCACCGCCATCCGGCCGATGAAGGACGGGGTGATCGCCGACTTCGTCGTCACCGAGCAGATGATCAAGCAGTTCATCAAGAAGGTGCACGATTCCCGCCTGCTGTCGCCCAGCCCGCGCATCATCATCTGCGTGCCCTGCGGTTCCACCCAGGTCGAGCGCCGCGCCATTCGCGACGCGGCCCTGGCGGCCGGTGCCTCGCAGGTGTACCTGATCGAAGAGCCGATGGCGGCGGCGATCGGCGCCGGCCTGCCGGTGTCCGACGCCACCGGCTCGATGGTGGTCGACATCGGTGGCGGCACCACCGAGGTGGGCGTGATCTCGCTGGGGGGCATGGTCTATGCTGGCAGCGTGCGCGTGGGTGGCGACAAATTCGACGATGCCATCGTCAACTACATCCGCCGCAATTACGGCATGCTGATCGGCGACACCACCGCCGAGAACATCAAGAAGAACATCGGCTCGGCCTTCCCGGGTTCCGAAGTGCGTGAGATGGAAGTCAAGGGCCGCAACCTGGCCGAAGGCATTCCGCGCAGCTTCACCATCTCGTCGAACGAAATCCTCGAGGCGCTCACCGAGCCGCTCAACCAGATCGTCTCCGCGGTCAAGATCGCACTGGAGCAGACGCCGCCCGAACTCGGTGCCGACATCGCCGACCGCGGCATGGTGCTGACCGGCGGCGGTGCGCTGCTCCGCGACCTCGACCGCCTGCTGATGGAAGAGACCGGCCTGCCGGTGATCGTCGCGGAGGAGCCGCTGACTTGCGTGGCGCGTGGCTGCGGCCTGGCGCTCGACAAGATGGACAAGCTCGGTTCCATCTTCACTTCGGACTGA
- the mreC gene encoding rod shape-determining protein MreC: MSLAGHQPPPIFRRGPAPMVRLFVLVSVCLAMLVADLRFRYLEVFRQALSVVTYPLQMAAATPADFVRNASRYFATLLEVQFENADLRRQQLGAGERLLRFEQLEQENIQLRGLMQMAQRVPVKSVAAEILYNAPDPFARKVILDRGAQQGVEAGLAVVDAAGVIGQVTRVYPIQSEVTLVTDRNQAIPVQVLRNGLRGVLFGTGQGRIELRFVIANADIQVGDTLVTSGLDGVFLPGLPVAEVQSVDREAEAFARIVCQPVAGVERSTQVLVLGRVEAPPPLPAEATATTARESGKENAKGGGR; the protein is encoded by the coding sequence ATGTCCTTGGCCGGTCATCAGCCGCCCCCTATTTTCCGGCGCGGACCCGCACCCATGGTGCGGCTGTTCGTGCTCGTCTCGGTGTGCCTGGCGATGCTGGTCGCCGATCTGCGCTTCCGCTACCTCGAAGTCTTCCGCCAGGCCCTGTCGGTCGTCACCTACCCGCTGCAGATGGCGGCGGCGACGCCGGCGGATTTCGTGCGCAATGCTTCTCGCTATTTCGCCACCCTGCTCGAAGTCCAGTTCGAGAACGCCGATCTGCGCCGCCAACAACTCGGCGCCGGCGAGCGCCTGCTGCGCTTCGAGCAGCTGGAGCAGGAGAACATCCAGCTGCGCGGGCTGATGCAGATGGCTCAGCGCGTGCCAGTGAAGAGCGTTGCGGCCGAAATCCTGTACAACGCGCCGGACCCCTTCGCGCGCAAGGTCATTCTCGACCGCGGTGCGCAGCAGGGTGTCGAAGCCGGCCTCGCGGTGGTCGATGCGGCGGGCGTCATCGGACAGGTGACGCGCGTCTATCCCATCCAGTCCGAGGTCACCCTCGTCACCGACCGCAATCAGGCGATCCCGGTGCAGGTACTGCGCAACGGCTTGCGCGGTGTGCTGTTCGGCACCGGTCAGGGCCGCATCGAATTGCGTTTCGTGATCGCCAACGCGGATATCCAGGTCGGCGATACCCTGGTGACTTCGGGTCTGGACGGTGTTTTTTTGCCGGGGCTGCCGGTCGCCGAGGTGCAATCGGTGGATCGCGAGGCCGAGGCCTTCGCCCGCATCGTCTGCCAGCCGGTGGCTGGAGTGGAGCGCAGCACCCAGGTCCTGGTGCTGGGCCGTGTCGAGGCGCCGCCGCCGCTGCCGGCCGAAGCGACGGCCACCACGGCGCGTGAAAGTGGCAAGGAAAACGCCAAGGGTGGAGGCCGCTGA
- the mreD gene encoding rod shape-determining protein MreD, which produces MQPTNRSSRILLPVKLWFVYFSLVIALGLAYVPTGRFPGVPDWVALALAFWCIREPLRIGMGAGFLFGLLVDIGQGAAMGQHALAYVVLAYLASGLARRVMWFPPLLQALHILPMLLVSQLLMVAVRLLAGAEFPGWVYFLSSFTGVLMWVPLNYLLLLPQYQPVDRDDNRPI; this is translated from the coding sequence ATGCAACCGACCAATCGCTCCAGCCGCATCCTGCTCCCGGTAAAGCTGTGGTTCGTGTACTTCAGCCTGGTGATCGCACTGGGCCTCGCCTACGTGCCGACCGGGCGCTTTCCTGGCGTGCCCGACTGGGTGGCGCTGGCGCTGGCATTCTGGTGCATCCGCGAACCCTTGCGCATTGGCATGGGAGCGGGCTTCCTGTTCGGCCTGCTGGTAGATATCGGCCAGGGCGCGGCCATGGGGCAGCATGCGCTGGCCTACGTGGTGCTTGCCTACCTGGCCAGCGGGCTGGCGCGCCGGGTGATGTGGTTTCCGCCGCTGCTGCAGGCGCTGCATATCCTGCCCATGCTGCTGGTGTCGCAGTTGCTGATGGTGGCGGTGCGTTTGCTTGCCGGCGCCGAATTCCCCGGCTGGGTGTATTTCCTGTCCAGCTTCACCGGCGTGCTGATGTGGGTGCCGCTCAACTACCTGCTGCTGCTGCCGCAGTACCAACCCGTCGATCGGGATGACAACAGGCCGATCTGA
- the mrdA gene encoding penicillin-binding protein 2, with translation MTEFRTPDQEMWRFRSRVVVAALFILVCFAVLAARFYYLQVKRHDYFHTRAEDNRIALLPVVPNRGTITDRNGVVLARNYAAYTLEITPSKAGDVEATIDGLAEIVTVEQRDRRRFRKILEESRNFESVPIRTRLTDDEVARFIAQRYRFPGVEVQARLFRDYPEGDTASHVIGYIGRINDRDIERIEERGDTANYRGSEYIGKAGLEQSYEAELHGQTGFEQVEVNAGGRAVRRLSRTAAVVGNNLELTLDIELQKIAEKAFGNRRGALVAIEPSSGGVLALVSKPTFDPNLFVEGISAPDWKALNDSPDHPLLNRAIYSSYPPGSTFKPFMALAGLASGKRTAGYVMADPGYFVSGGHRFMDDKVGGHGMVDIHKSIVVSCNTFYYQLANDLGIDGIADFMRPIGFGSRTGIDIPGEAEGVLPSPEWKKKRFRRPEQQRWFGGETISVGIGQGYNAYTPLQLASALATIVNDGKVYRPHLVRHVVDVRNSAKRVVEPEPVRQLSFKPEHLALVKKAMVDVNKAGTGARAFAGAPYEAGGKTGTAQVFSLKGAKYVEGRVTERLRDHSWFIAYAPADNPRIALAVLVENGGFGAQSAAPIARQVIDYHLLGRRPNQPAPEDADAPESTE, from the coding sequence ATGACCGAGTTCCGTACCCCCGATCAGGAGATGTGGCGCTTCCGCAGCCGGGTGGTGGTGGCGGCGCTGTTCATCCTCGTCTGCTTTGCGGTGCTGGCGGCGCGCTTCTACTACCTGCAGGTCAAGCGGCACGACTATTTCCATACCCGTGCCGAGGACAACCGCATCGCCCTGCTGCCGGTCGTGCCCAATCGCGGCACCATCACCGACCGTAACGGCGTGGTGCTGGCGCGCAACTACGCTGCCTATACGCTGGAGATCACGCCGTCGAAAGCGGGTGACGTCGAAGCCACGATAGACGGGCTAGCGGAGATCGTCACCGTCGAGCAGCGCGACCGCCGCCGCTTCCGCAAGATCCTCGAGGAGAGCCGCAATTTCGAGAGCGTGCCGATCCGGACCCGCCTGACGGATGACGAGGTGGCGCGCTTCATCGCCCAGCGCTATCGCTTCCCCGGCGTCGAGGTGCAGGCGCGGCTGTTCCGCGATTACCCGGAAGGCGACACCGCTTCGCACGTGATCGGCTACATCGGCCGCATCAACGATCGCGACATCGAGCGCATCGAAGAGCGCGGCGACACTGCCAACTATCGCGGCTCGGAGTATATCGGCAAGGCCGGTCTGGAGCAGTCCTACGAGGCCGAACTGCACGGCCAGACCGGTTTCGAGCAGGTCGAGGTCAACGCTGGCGGGCGCGCGGTGCGGCGACTGTCGCGCACCGCCGCCGTGGTCGGCAACAACCTGGAACTCACCCTCGACATCGAGCTGCAGAAGATCGCCGAAAAGGCCTTCGGCAACCGCCGCGGCGCGCTGGTGGCGATCGAGCCGAGCAGCGGTGGCGTACTGGCGCTGGTGTCCAAGCCGACCTTCGATCCCAATCTCTTCGTCGAAGGCATCTCGGCACCGGACTGGAAGGCGCTCAACGACTCGCCAGACCATCCGCTGCTCAACCGGGCGATCTACAGCAGCTATCCGCCGGGCTCGACCTTCAAGCCCTTCATGGCGCTCGCCGGTCTGGCGAGCGGCAAGCGCACGGCCGGCTACGTGATGGCGGACCCGGGCTATTTCGTGTCGGGCGGGCACCGCTTCATGGACGACAAGGTCGGCGGCCACGGCATGGTCGATATCCACAAGTCGATCGTGGTGTCGTGCAACACCTTTTACTACCAGCTGGCCAACGACCTGGGCATCGACGGCATCGCCGATTTCATGCGGCCGATAGGCTTCGGTTCGCGTACCGGTATCGATATTCCCGGCGAAGCCGAGGGCGTGCTGCCGTCGCCTGAATGGAAGAAGAAACGCTTTCGCAGGCCGGAACAGCAGCGCTGGTTCGGCGGCGAGACGATCTCGGTCGGCATCGGCCAGGGCTACAACGCCTATACACCGCTGCAGCTTGCCAGCGCGCTGGCAACCATCGTCAATGACGGCAAGGTCTATCGTCCCCACCTCGTCCGGCACGTCGTCGATGTGCGCAACAGCGCCAAGCGTGTGGTGGAGCCGGAGCCTGTCCGTCAGCTGTCCTTCAAGCCCGAACATCTTGCGCTGGTGAAGAAGGCGATGGTCGACGTGAACAAGGCCGGCACCGGTGCCCGCGCCTTCGCCGGCGCGCCCTACGAGGCCGGTGGCAAGACTGGTACCGCTCAGGTGTTTTCGCTCAAAGGGGCGAAGTACGTCGAGGGACGGGTGACCGAACGCCTGCGTGACCATTCCTGGTTCATTGCCTATGCGCCGGCCGACAACCCCAGGATAGCGCTCGCCGTGCTGGTCGAAAACGGCGGTTTTGGCGCGCAGTCCGCGGCACCCATCGCCCGTCAGGTCATCGATTACCACCTCCTCGGCCGACGCCCGAATCAGCCGGCGCCCGAGGATGCCGATGCACCGGAGAGCACCGAATGA